The sequence below is a genomic window from Dyadobacter chenwenxiniae.
ATTGTAAATTTGTGGAAAAACACCATTCCACCGCGACATCAATTTTTTTTGCAACTATGCTGAATCTTATACTGTTTGGCCCTCCGGGTGCAGGTAAAGGCACTCAAAGTGAAAATATTATTGCTAAATACAAACTGATCCACCTTTCTACCGGTGATCTCCTACGCTCCGAAATTCAGGCAGGATCAGCGTTGGGCCTTAAAGCGAAAACATTGATGGACCAGGGCATTTTAGTTCCTGACGAGGTGGTGATCGGCATGATTGACAACAAGTTAAAAGAACACCGGAACGCTGCCGGATTTATATTCGACGGATTCCCGCGGACCGTTAAGCAATCAGAGGCGCTTGACCAACTTTTGGCCAGCTACAATGAAAGTATTTCCGTAATGATTGCGTTGGTTGTAGACGATAATGAGCTGCTTGCTCGTTTGCTTAACCGTGGAAAGACTTCGGGACGCCCGGATGATCAGAATGAAGAACTGATCAGTAAGCGTATCCAGGAATACAACAATAAGACCAAACCGGTTGCCGACTATTATCAGGAACAAGGCAAATTTGTCGCTATTGACGGAATCGGTGAGATAGATTTCATTTTTGCAGAGATCAATAAGGCGATTTCGCAGGTTACCGTTAAATAATTTACTCAGCTCACTATACACATGGCTTCCTCCAACTTTATTGATTACGTTAAAATTAATGCGCGCTCCGGTTCCGGCGGTGCGGGTTCGCTGCATTTCAGAAGGGAAAAACACGTTGAAAAAGGCGGACCGGACGGCGGCGACGGCGGACGGGGCGGCCATGTGATCCTGAAAGGGAACAGTCAGCTGTGGACATTGCTTCACTTGAAATATACCAAACACATCAAAGCTTTTGATGGAAAAGGCGGCGAAGGCGGCAGACGTTCAGGCGCTATCGGTAAGGACATTATTTTGGAGGTGCCGCTCGGCACAATCGCCAAAAATGCGGAAACCGGTGAGCAACTTTTTGAAATTACGGAAGACGGCCAGGAAGTGATTTTGCTGAAAGGTGGTCGCGGTGGAATGGGAAATGATCATTTCAAATCTGCCACCAACCAAACTCCACAGCATGCACAAACAGGAGAAGCCGGCCTGGAAGCCTGGATCATCCTGGAATTGAAGGTTTTAGCAGACGTTGGACTTGTCGGTTTTCCTAATGCAGGCAAGTCAACATTACTTTCCGTGGTCTCCGCTGCACGCCCGGAAATTGCAGATTATCCCTTCACCACATTAGTGCCTAACCTGGGTGTAGTTTCTTACAGAGATTACAAATCATTTGTTATGGCCGACATTCCCGGAATTATTGAAGGCGCGTCACAAGGAAAAGGCCTTGGCTTGCGTTTCTTACGACATATAGAAAGAAATTCCATCTTACTCTTCATGGTCCCGGCTGACAGTGAAGACATTAATGCTGAATACGAAACATTGCTTCAAGAGCTAAGAATATACAATCCCTCCCTTCTCGATAAGAACCGCATTCTTGCGATTTCAAAAATTGACGTTCTTTCTGACGAGGAACGTACCAATCTGAAAAGACAAATCCCGACATCAATACCCAGCATTTTGATTTCTGCAATTACCCAAGAAGGAATTGAACAATTGAAAGATCAGGTATGGAATCTCATCAATTCGCCGTTGTCCGTATAATAATATTTTCTTGAAACAGGCAACCAATTGATGCAACTTGTGTGTCCAAGGAGTTAATTCTAATGAATTTTAAGTACTCATGAAACACTATCTACCATACACTTTTTGGGTAGGATTAATCTTTCTTTCGCTCACCTCTTCTGCACAAATCAGTATAGATTTCCCAACCGATCGAGCTGTTTTTCAGCGTGATAAGGGCAATCGTGCTAACATTTACATTTCGGGCACATACACCAGAGTTATTACCAGAATTGAAGCGAGGTTAGAAGGAATCAACGGACAAGGACAGAACATTGATTGGACGCCCATTGATAGTAATCCAAAAGGCGGATTCTACTCTGGAAGCCTTCCGGCTCAGGGCGGCTGGTATAAGCTCGAAGTCCGCGCCTTCAACGGAGACCAGGAAGTCGGATTTTACCGAATTGACCACGTTGGTGTCGGGGAAGTATTCTTGATCGCCGGGCAATCCAATGCGGAAGGCTTTAAAGATGTAGGTTCGCAAGGCGCCCAGGATGACCGCGTGAGCAGCATTGATCATTACTATACAGGGTCTTCTTCTCAGGATCTTCCAAGAAATCCCAGATTCGTTCATCTTGACGGAGAAACGGATATTTCTCCCCGCGGACCCTCTGCATGGTGCTGGGGAAGGCTTGGAGATCAACTGGTTAGCCGCCTTGGTGTACCGGTGCTCTTTTTTAATGTTGGGTGGACGGGATCTGCGGTCAGGGCATGGAAAGAAAGTATCAATGGCATTGGAAAGTCTGTTTACGCTCCCATCAATTTTGAACCGCATGGCATGCCTTATGGCAATATGCGGAATGTAATCCAACGCTACACGCCCATAACCGGATTAAGAGGCATCCTATGGTTGCAGGGAGAGGCCGATAATTTCAAGGACACGGATACGGATTGGTATTTCAATGATTTGAAAACGGTAATAGAAGCCAGCCGAAATGATGCAGGCGAGGATGTTTCTTGGGTGGTTTCGCTTACTTCTTATGACAATATGCACGGAACAGACTCCCGCATAACAGACGGTCAGCAGCGGGTTATCAATAATGTTTCAAACGTATTCCAGGGACCGAACACAGATGTAATTCAAATCCCGCGTATAGATGGCGAGGGTGTCCATTTTAAAGATGACGGATTAAGACAACTGGCCGACGCCTGGGCCCAGCAACTGAACGACAATTTTTTTTCAAACTCCAAACCATATCAAGGCGTACGGCCTTTGAAAGTAACCGCATCCTGCGCTGGCAATGGTAATCTTAACCTGGAAGCCGACAATGTCGGCTTATCACAATTCAACTGGAGTAACGGGGCAAATTCTAATACGACACAGGTAGGAAATGGAACCTATCAAGTAAGCGCCCGCAATGGTAAAGGGCATTATATATTCTCTCCTGATATCAGGATCAACGAAAACATTCAGCCCAACAAACCAACCATCCAGCTGGAAGGAAGCAATCCAGTTTGTCTTGGAAATACTGCAACATTAATTTCCAGCACTTCTGAAAACGTGCGCTGGAGCAACGGATCAACGAGTGACCGGATAGGCATCACCGCTGGCGGCGAATATTCTGTAACGACCAGAAACGTGTATGGCTGCGAGTCGACGTCAGACAAAATTACCATGACCGTTTCCACTTCGCCATTGCCGCCTACGCCCAAGATCACTGCTTCCGGCGTTCTGGAATTTTGCGATGGCGGCGAAGTTAGCCTTACTTCCGATTCAAAATTGAAAAATGCGTGGTCAAACGGTGGTAATACAGCAACCATTGTCGCGAAGTCTTCGGGTGAATACCGGGTTAGGGCACTGGATGAAGTGGGATGCTACTCTCCAGCATCTGAGCCTGTAAACGTGAAAGTGAATGCATTGCCCCAGAAACCTGTGGTTGCATTGAGCGGCAACACCACTTTTTGTGAAGGAGAAAACATTACAATGACTTCAAATTACGACAGCGGCAACATATGGAGCACCGCTGCGACAACAAAGGCGATTACAGTTGGCACATCAGGCACTTTCTCGCTGAAACAGCGTGATGCAAACGGCTGCGAATCAACATCTGATGTAATCCCCGTGAAGGTTAATACACTTCCGGCAACGCCTGCGATCACCGCACTTCGTCCGACCACATTCTGCCTTCGTGACTACACGACACTGAGAAGCAGCGAGGCATTTTCTTATGTTTGGAGCAATGGTGAAACGGGAAGAGAAATAGAGGTCAAGAATTCAGGAGATTTTACAATTGCGGCAAAGGATCAAAATGGTTGTGTTTCCCCGGTTTCCCCGGTTGTTAAAGTTGTAGCCAATGTGCTTCCTGAAACGCCGACAATCCGAGCGAACGGCCCGGTGGTTTTTTGTGCAGATTTGAGTGTCACCCTGCAATCATCGCCTGCAACCGGCTTCTTA
It includes:
- the obgE gene encoding GTPase ObgE, which codes for MASSNFIDYVKINARSGSGGAGSLHFRREKHVEKGGPDGGDGGRGGHVILKGNSQLWTLLHLKYTKHIKAFDGKGGEGGRRSGAIGKDIILEVPLGTIAKNAETGEQLFEITEDGQEVILLKGGRGGMGNDHFKSATNQTPQHAQTGEAGLEAWIILELKVLADVGLVGFPNAGKSTLLSVVSAARPEIADYPFTTLVPNLGVVSYRDYKSFVMADIPGIIEGASQGKGLGLRFLRHIERNSILLFMVPADSEDINAEYETLLQELRIYNPSLLDKNRILAISKIDVLSDEERTNLKRQIPTSIPSILISAITQEGIEQLKDQVWNLINSPLSV
- a CDS encoding T9SS type A sorting domain-containing protein, whose amino-acid sequence is MKHYLPYTFWVGLIFLSLTSSAQISIDFPTDRAVFQRDKGNRANIYISGTYTRVITRIEARLEGINGQGQNIDWTPIDSNPKGGFYSGSLPAQGGWYKLEVRAFNGDQEVGFYRIDHVGVGEVFLIAGQSNAEGFKDVGSQGAQDDRVSSIDHYYTGSSSQDLPRNPRFVHLDGETDISPRGPSAWCWGRLGDQLVSRLGVPVLFFNVGWTGSAVRAWKESINGIGKSVYAPINFEPHGMPYGNMRNVIQRYTPITGLRGILWLQGEADNFKDTDTDWYFNDLKTVIEASRNDAGEDVSWVVSLTSYDNMHGTDSRITDGQQRVINNVSNVFQGPNTDVIQIPRIDGEGVHFKDDGLRQLADAWAQQLNDNFFSNSKPYQGVRPLKVTASCAGNGNLNLEADNVGLSQFNWSNGANSNTTQVGNGTYQVSARNGKGHYIFSPDIRINENIQPNKPTIQLEGSNPVCLGNTATLISSTSENVRWSNGSTSDRIGITAGGEYSVTTRNVYGCESTSDKITMTVSTSPLPPTPKITASGVLEFCDGGEVSLTSDSKLKNAWSNGGNTATIVAKSSGEYRVRALDEVGCYSPASEPVNVKVNALPQKPVVALSGNTTFCEGENITMTSNYDSGNIWSTAATTKAITVGTSGTFSLKQRDANGCESTSDVIPVKVNTLPATPAITALRPTTFCLRDYTTLRSSEAFSYVWSNGETGREIEVKNSGDFTIAAKDQNGCVSPVSPVVKVVANVLPETPTIRANGPVVFCADLSVTLQSSPATGFLWSNGASTQSLRVTTPGTFSVQTINQFQCYSDPSNQITTQTLALPPAPTVEALGATTFCAGDFVVLKATLGNNFFWNTLEEGESIQADTSGSYTARVKDAQGCFSPFSRAIQVDVKPTPTRPTIRQVGVFTLLAENNLNDGDHVWKLDGQELTENSATLKAIRSGSYVVNNTVVYSPTLTCFSDFSDPFSFIADTKNPGFVTYPNPVADGKITVETLQNLNNAEVQIIDSRGRIHRTFQVKKFDSQQFFNIQGLPSGVYIIRVVSVPFTASQKLVIVQ
- a CDS encoding adenylate kinase, encoding MLNLILFGPPGAGKGTQSENIIAKYKLIHLSTGDLLRSEIQAGSALGLKAKTLMDQGILVPDEVVIGMIDNKLKEHRNAAGFIFDGFPRTVKQSEALDQLLASYNESISVMIALVVDDNELLARLLNRGKTSGRPDDQNEELISKRIQEYNNKTKPVADYYQEQGKFVAIDGIGEIDFIFAEINKAISQVTVK